One genomic window of Arthrobacter caoxuetaonis includes the following:
- a CDS encoding DUF72 domain-containing protein: MSRLRIGTSGWTYNHWRRQLYPAGLPAGKWLEYYAGHFDTVEFNGSFYRWPREEAFARYRDRLPQDFEFSVKAPRGLTHARKLREPEVWIGRIARCWKELGSKAGVLLLQLPPDMERDDARLAAVLSALPDSIRVAVEFRHDTWNQPGVFDLLAKHNAAYCVMSGARLPCILEATADFVYVRLHGPDHHTLYAGSYSEADLRWWAERIREWRAGGRDVYAYFNNDGEGAAVHNARRLGELLS; this comes from the coding sequence GTGAGCAGACTACGGATCGGGACCTCGGGCTGGACATATAACCACTGGCGGAGGCAGCTCTATCCTGCCGGCCTGCCCGCTGGAAAATGGCTTGAGTACTACGCCGGGCACTTCGACACGGTGGAGTTCAACGGCAGCTTCTACCGGTGGCCGCGCGAGGAGGCTTTTGCCCGTTACCGGGACCGGCTGCCGCAGGACTTCGAATTCTCGGTGAAGGCACCCCGCGGCCTCACCCACGCCCGAAAGCTGCGGGAACCGGAGGTCTGGATCGGGCGCATCGCCCGCTGCTGGAAAGAGCTGGGCAGCAAGGCCGGCGTCCTGCTCCTGCAGCTGCCGCCGGATATGGAGCGCGACGACGCCCGGCTGGCCGCCGTTCTCTCGGCGCTGCCTGATTCGATCCGGGTGGCCGTCGAGTTTCGGCATGACACATGGAACCAGCCCGGAGTTTTCGACCTGCTGGCCAAGCACAACGCTGCTTACTGCGTGATGAGCGGGGCCCGGCTCCCCTGCATCCTCGAAGCCACGGCGGATTTCGTCTACGTCCGCCTCCACGGGCCGGACCACCACACACTGTATGCCGGTTCCTATTCGGAAGCTGATCTGCGCTGGTGGGCGGAGAGGATCAGGGAATGGCGGGCGGGAGGCCGCGACGTCTATGCCTATTTCAACAACGACGGCGAAGGCGCGGCGGTTCACAACGCACGGCGGCTTGGGGAACTCCTTTCCTGA
- a CDS encoding SRPBCC family protein, translating to MAQRESTGSGRGIYLRMVRDFSAEPAAVYRAWTDFAHATDWWGPEGFIVPADRVSVDDREGGSYKACMVNTITGDELWWGGTLERLDPPDHLSMTQQWEQPDGTPASNVTLITVDLEPHDAGTHMTFQQGPFPDTRDRDGHETGWEQSFHRLANYLARSA from the coding sequence ATGGCACAGCGAGAGAGCACAGGTTCCGGCCGAGGAATCTATCTGCGCATGGTCCGGGACTTCAGCGCTGAACCGGCCGCGGTGTACCGAGCCTGGACCGATTTCGCCCATGCGACCGACTGGTGGGGTCCCGAAGGGTTCATTGTCCCGGCGGACCGGGTCAGCGTGGACGACAGGGAAGGGGGCAGCTACAAGGCCTGCATGGTCAACACCATCACGGGGGACGAACTGTGGTGGGGCGGAACCCTGGAACGGCTGGATCCGCCGGACCACCTTTCCATGACCCAGCAGTGGGAACAGCCGGATGGAACTCCGGCCAGCAACGTCACCTTGATAACCGTGGACCTGGAGCCGCACGACGCCGGCACCCACATGACGTTCCAGCAGGGGCCGTTTCCAGACACCCGGGACAGGGACGGCCATGAAACCGGATGGGAGCAGTCCTTCCACCGGCTCGCAAACTACCTCGCCCGAAGCGCATGA